One Natronomonas moolapensis 8.8.11 genomic region harbors:
- a CDS encoding DUF7111 family protein, with protein sequence MSEAESGGIAARYEERNGERLLRFETDGRTAAVAQNIEGYAMLKVRPSADGDELERYYGFDMALDHAAELLGVSSSALPIPADAEDMGM encoded by the coding sequence ATGTCAGAGGCCGAATCGGGTGGTATCGCCGCCCGCTACGAGGAGCGAAACGGCGAGCGGCTGTTGCGTTTCGAGACCGACGGCCGGACGGCCGCCGTCGCACAGAACATCGAGGGATACGCCATGTTGAAGGTGCGGCCGAGCGCCGACGGCGACGAACTAGAGCGCTACTACGGGTTCGATATGGCGCTCGATCACGCCGCGGAACTGCTCGGCGTCTCGTCCTCGGCGTTGCCGATTCCAGCGGACGCCGAAGACATGGGGATGTAG
- a CDS encoding PadR family transcriptional regulator codes for MEWLTSGLRRDVCVLLYGGQRRAQTLKSAIEARYDRRVKPDRFYGALDALESSGFVDTHVEGLEDVYSLTDAGRQSVETHAEWLCGRVDPGSDARTGEDGDT; via the coding sequence ATGGAGTGGCTCACGAGCGGCCTCCGGCGAGACGTCTGCGTCCTACTGTACGGCGGCCAACGCCGCGCACAGACGCTCAAATCCGCGATCGAGGCGCGCTACGACCGGCGGGTCAAGCCGGATCGGTTCTACGGCGCCCTCGACGCGCTCGAATCGAGCGGGTTCGTCGACACGCACGTCGAGGGGCTGGAGGACGTCTACTCGCTGACCGACGCGGGTCGACAAAGCGTCGAGACCCACGCCGAGTGGCTGTGCGGGCGCGTCGACCCGGGGAGTGACGCCCGAACGGGCGAAGACGGTGACACGTAG
- a CDS encoding AbrB/MazE/SpoVT family DNA-binding domain-containing protein, with protein sequence MATDEAPEETKVSDRGMVTIPASLRRRFDIEAGDKLRWAVDDEGTLSVEVVKQRYGAFDDFEPVSMGGDGPETHDLAGHEDDPAFSETN encoded by the coding sequence ATGGCAACTGACGAAGCGCCCGAGGAAACGAAAGTCAGTGACCGAGGGATGGTCACGATCCCGGCGTCGCTCCGTCGCCGTTTCGACATCGAGGCCGGTGACAAACTCCGCTGGGCCGTCGACGACGAGGGGACCCTTTCTGTCGAGGTCGTCAAGCAGCGATACGGCGCCTTCGACGACTTCGAGCCGGTGTCGATGGGTGGCGATGGGCCCGAAACCCACGACCTCGCCGGGCACGAGGACGACCCTGCATTCTCGGAGACGAACTGA
- a CDS encoding IS6-like element ISNamo11 family transposase: MPENDRLSGCLDEINVEFVEREATPKLLMKPSMQLHLAGLSLSNTVSFLEVFGVDRGRSTVHSWVHEADLQPESGRCPNHVAVDEAVIQLDDEQYWLYAAVDPDSNDLLHTKLEPRRTNVVADQFFAELRDKHDVDDAIFLVDEAVPLHRACDKHDLGFRYERHRDRNSVERVFREVTRRTTSFSNCFSNAKAETADKWLRSVAFAWNQRI, translated from the coding sequence ATGCCCGAAAACGACCGCCTCAGCGGCTGTTTAGACGAGATCAACGTAGAGTTCGTGGAGCGAGAAGCAACACCGAAGCTGTTGATGAAGCCCAGTATGCAGCTCCATCTCGCAGGATTATCGCTTTCGAATACTGTTTCGTTTCTTGAGGTATTCGGTGTTGACCGGGGTCGATCCACCGTTCACAGCTGGGTTCACGAGGCCGATTTACAGCCGGAATCTGGTCGGTGCCCGAATCACGTTGCGGTCGATGAAGCCGTGATTCAACTTGACGATGAACAATATTGGCTGTACGCCGCTGTCGATCCGGATTCAAACGATTTACTTCATACAAAGCTTGAACCGAGAAGAACGAACGTGGTCGCAGATCAGTTTTTCGCGGAACTCCGCGACAAACACGACGTGGATGACGCGATCTTTCTCGTCGATGAAGCGGTTCCGCTTCACCGAGCCTGTGACAAACACGACCTCGGCTTCAGATACGAACGACATAGAGATCGGAACAGCGTCGAACGTGTCTTTCGCGAGGTAACACGCAGAACTACCAGCTTCTCAAACTGTTTCAGCAACGCCAAAGCAGAAACTGCTGATAAGTGGCTCAGATCCGTTGCTTTCGCATGGAATCAGCGTATCTGA
- the sufB gene encoding Fe-S cluster assembly protein SufB, producing MSSEEHLQETDTEARFEFKKEESSAFETAKGLTEETVRVISEDKNEPEWMLDRRLRALEQFQEMPMPTDWPGQPDLSEVDIDEIVPYIRPDIEARGGADNWDDLPEEIQDTFDKLGIPEAEKNALSGVGAQYESEIVYQNMQERWEDKGVIFCDMDKAVQEHEEIVREYFMTKCVPPSDNKFAALHGAIWSGGSFVYIPEDTTVNMPVQAYFRMNSEGMGQFEHTLIIAEENSEVHYIEGCSAPKYSAFNLHSGGVEVFVKEGAHVQYSTVQNWSKNTYNLNTKRAIAERDATMEWVSGSMGSKATMLYPSTILKGPGATDNHITIAFAGDGQNIDTGAKVYHNAPNTKSTIESKSISKDGGRTNYRGLVHIADGAEDASTSVECDALMFDNESTSDTMPYMEIEESKVDVAHEATVGKIGDEDVFYLQSRGLDDDDAKQMIVAGFIEPITEELPIEYAVELNRLIELEMEGSLG from the coding sequence ATGAGTTCCGAAGAACACCTACAAGAGACCGACACCGAAGCCCGATTCGAATTCAAAAAAGAAGAATCCTCGGCCTTCGAAACTGCGAAAGGCCTCACCGAGGAAACCGTCCGCGTCATCTCCGAGGACAAAAACGAACCCGAATGGATGCTTGACCGGCGCCTCCGCGCCCTCGAGCAGTTCCAAGAGATGCCGATGCCGACCGACTGGCCCGGCCAGCCCGACCTCAGCGAAGTCGACATCGACGAGATCGTCCCCTACATCCGACCCGACATCGAGGCCCGCGGCGGCGCCGACAACTGGGACGACCTCCCCGAGGAGATCCAAGACACCTTCGACAAACTGGGCATCCCCGAAGCCGAAAAGAACGCCCTCTCCGGCGTCGGCGCCCAGTACGAATCCGAAATCGTCTACCAGAACATGCAGGAACGCTGGGAGGACAAAGGCGTCATCTTCTGTGACATGGACAAAGCCGTCCAAGAACACGAAGAGATCGTCCGAGAGTACTTCATGACCAAATGCGTCCCCCCGAGCGACAACAAATTCGCCGCACTCCACGGCGCCATCTGGTCCGGCGGCTCCTTCGTCTACATCCCCGAAGACACGACCGTCAATATGCCGGTGCAGGCGTACTTCCGGATGAACTCCGAGGGCATGGGCCAGTTCGAACACACCCTCATCATCGCCGAGGAGAACTCCGAAGTCCACTACATCGAGGGCTGTTCGGCGCCGAAATACTCCGCGTTCAACCTCCACTCCGGTGGCGTCGAAGTGTTCGTCAAAGAGGGCGCTCACGTCCAGTACTCGACGGTGCAAAACTGGTCGAAAAACACCTACAACCTGAACACGAAACGCGCCATCGCGGAAAGAGACGCCACGATGGAGTGGGTGTCGGGATCGATGGGGTCGAAAGCGACGATGCTGTACCCCTCGACGATTCTGAAGGGGCCGGGCGCGACCGACAACCACATCACCATCGCGTTCGCGGGCGACGGACAGAACATCGACACCGGCGCGAAGGTGTATCACAACGCGCCGAACACGAAATCGACAATCGAGTCGAAGTCGATTTCGAAGGACGGCGGCCGGACGAACTACCGCGGGCTCGTCCACATCGCCGACGGCGCCGAGGACGCCTCGACGTCCGTCGAGTGTGACGCGTTGATGTTCGACAACGAGTCGACGTCGGATACGATGCCGTACATGGAGATCGAAGAGTCGAAAGTCGACGTCGCCCACGAGGCGACCGTCGGGAAGATCGGCGACGAGGACGTGTTCTATCTCCAGTCGCGGGGGCTGGACGACGACGACGCCAAACAGATGATCGTCGCCGGGTTTATCGAACCGATCACCGAGGAGTTGCCCATCGAGTATGCGGTCGAACTCAACCGGCTCATCGAGCTCGAAATGGAGGGCTCACTCGGATAA
- a CDS encoding DUF7527 domain-containing protein, translating into MDAHSVVDDWDTAPFDGGFGGIGALKSRGFDGAIEADGTWLFLRDGEALTAVADLDVNPRPGDVDAFEGATGRQHEAPTAGVATVAAMLALGGDVRGTYFTDDTPLSAVDETLSGGGFTGYVELSENVLSGDYYYVYVDGAVEHVAFVGSEQLLVGEEAESRAEGEVGIYDVVAVELSRPDVPEPESPPEPGPEPEPAPTADAGLDADANIETDAGQTVSSDSGPDSDPPPDAESASASRAGSGPSRYGGTADSDPDNGSGADAAGKADSDTAGGTETKLEVDTSWLERDDEPDADTGEDAIVEADGTESEPSVEADGTESEPGAEGDIPGGAGVETARDEPATDEGASGDGERPDDEETGLNGATGDDARRDDRDGTSVAAIADDETESTASDATAGGATTDAPPDPSERATLDREDDDARIERYEIRIEELEADLAAADARIEELEAECESLRADRDDLRRRVKTADASTAESLSPEAALAETRLFVRQRSRGEGTLSDAHDGADREAVVSNLHIEYHTTFDDEAVSVEGEPFETWLRASDAYAFVEWLTTELLFEIRSANHLEAVRPLYDALPDVDRIGFEETIAVGDGTEGREIGFDLVARDKSGHPLVVGAFDRGRDPTYADAVEPFVADAADVCAAHETLAGAVAITSSYFESDAMSVVGEATSSSLLSRSRYRSYVKLSRTNGYHLCLVEARDGSFNLTVPEL; encoded by the coding sequence ATGGACGCCCACTCCGTTGTCGACGACTGGGACACCGCTCCGTTCGACGGTGGGTTCGGCGGGATCGGCGCGTTGAAATCGCGGGGATTCGACGGCGCGATCGAGGCCGACGGGACGTGGCTGTTTCTCCGCGACGGCGAGGCGCTCACCGCCGTCGCTGATCTCGACGTCAACCCGCGGCCGGGCGACGTCGACGCCTTCGAGGGCGCGACCGGCCGACAGCACGAGGCGCCGACGGCGGGCGTCGCGACGGTCGCGGCGATGTTGGCGCTCGGCGGCGACGTTCGGGGCACGTATTTCACCGACGACACGCCGCTGTCGGCGGTCGACGAGACGCTCTCCGGCGGGGGGTTTACTGGCTACGTCGAGCTCTCGGAGAACGTCTTGAGCGGCGACTACTACTACGTCTACGTCGACGGCGCGGTCGAGCACGTCGCCTTCGTCGGCTCCGAGCAGCTCCTCGTCGGCGAGGAGGCCGAATCGAGAGCCGAAGGCGAGGTCGGTATCTACGACGTCGTCGCGGTCGAGCTCTCCCGTCCGGACGTTCCGGAGCCGGAATCGCCACCCGAGCCAGGCCCCGAGCCCGAACCGGCGCCGACAGCAGATGCGGGGCTGGACGCGGACGCGAACATAGAGACGGACGCCGGCCAAACTGTGAGTTCGGATTCGGGGCCGGATTCGGACCCACCGCCGGACGCGGAGTCGGCGTCTGCGTCGAGAGCCGGTTCGGGACCGAGCCGGTACGGCGGTACGGCGGATTCGGACCCTGATAACGGCTCCGGCGCCGATGCGGCGGGCAAAGCGGATTCGGATACGGCCGGAGGCACGGAGACGAAACTCGAGGTGGACACGTCGTGGCTTGAACGCGACGACGAGCCGGACGCCGACACCGGAGAGGACGCCATCGTCGAGGCGGACGGCACAGAGTCAGAGCCCAGCGTCGAGGCGGACGGCACAGAGTCAGAGCCCGGCGCCGAGGGCGATATCCCGGGAGGTGCCGGTGTCGAGACGGCGAGAGACGAACCCGCCACCGACGAAGGGGCGAGCGGCGACGGGGAACGGCCGGACGACGAGGAGACGGGCCTGAACGGGGCGACGGGTGACGACGCACGACGGGACGACCGCGACGGCACTTCGGTCGCCGCGATAGCCGACGACGAGACGGAGTCGACGGCGTCCGACGCGACTGCCGGAGGGGCGACGACGGACGCGCCTCCCGACCCATCGGAGAGGGCGACGCTCGACCGCGAGGACGACGACGCCCGAATCGAACGATACGAGATCCGAATCGAGGAGCTGGAGGCCGACCTCGCGGCGGCCGACGCGCGGATCGAAGAGCTGGAGGCGGAATGTGAGTCACTCCGGGCCGACCGAGACGACCTGCGGCGGCGGGTCAAAACGGCGGACGCGTCCACAGCAGAGTCGCTGTCGCCCGAGGCGGCCCTCGCCGAGACCCGTCTGTTCGTCCGCCAGCGTAGCCGCGGCGAGGGAACGCTCTCGGATGCCCACGACGGCGCCGACCGGGAGGCGGTCGTCTCGAACCTCCACATCGAGTATCACACTACCTTCGACGACGAGGCCGTCTCCGTCGAGGGCGAGCCCTTCGAGACGTGGCTGCGGGCCTCCGACGCCTACGCGTTCGTCGAATGGCTAACGACGGAGTTGCTCTTCGAGATCCGCTCGGCCAACCACCTGGAAGCAGTCAGGCCGCTCTACGATGCCCTCCCCGACGTCGACCGAATCGGCTTCGAGGAGACGATCGCGGTCGGCGACGGCACCGAGGGCCGCGAGATCGGTTTCGATCTCGTCGCCCGCGACAAGTCGGGACATCCCCTCGTCGTCGGGGCGTTCGACCGGGGCCGGGACCCGACGTACGCCGACGCGGTCGAGCCGTTCGTCGCCGACGCTGCCGACGTCTGTGCGGCCCACGAGACGCTCGCCGGCGCCGTCGCGATCACGTCGAGTTACTTCGAGTCGGACGCGATGTCGGTGGTCGGCGAGGCGACGAGTTCCAGCCTCCTCAGCCGGAGCCGATACCGGAGCTACGTCAAGCTCTCGCGGACGAACGGCTATCACCTCTGTCTGGTCGAAGCACGGGACGGATCGTTCAACCTGACCGTCCCGGAGCTGTGA
- a CDS encoding metal-dependent transcriptional regulator, whose protein sequence is MNTQAQYLKTIYLVQDETDGPASTGDIADNLGVSPASANEMIGKLESRGLAEHEKYKGVSLTDEGLGRARDALQTYCIIERFLVEVLEVEEFQAEARQLESVIDETVAERLDTIIDRAECCPDCFDAETDACELLEVDVPTEPAD, encoded by the coding sequence ATGAACACGCAAGCGCAGTACCTCAAGACCATATATCTCGTTCAGGACGAAACCGACGGACCGGCGTCGACGGGGGATATCGCCGACAACCTCGGCGTCAGCCCGGCGAGTGCGAACGAGATGATCGGAAAGCTCGAGTCGCGGGGACTCGCCGAACACGAAAAGTACAAAGGCGTCTCATTGACGGACGAGGGGCTCGGACGGGCCCGCGACGCGCTGCAGACGTACTGTATCATCGAGCGGTTCCTCGTTGAGGTCCTCGAAGTCGAGGAGTTCCAGGCCGAGGCCCGCCAGCTCGAGAGCGTCATCGACGAGACGGTCGCCGAGCGGCTCGATACGATCATCGACCGGGCCGAGTGCTGTCCGGACTGCTTCGACGCCGAGACGGACGCGTGCGAACTGCTCGAAGTCGACGTTCCCACGGAACCCGCCGACTGA
- a CDS encoding ABC transporter ATP-binding protein — MATLELKNLHASVAEDGGESILRGVDLEVDSGEIHALMGPNGSGKSTTAKIIAGHPAYEVTDGEVLLHIDEDEFEGVEIGEDQRTWNLLDLEPNERAALGIFLAFQYPAEIEGVTMVNFLRTALNAKLEEREELFEGETEDGDEDEDEAGYDTSPMEGDVDEGEVGVAEFQEILQETMEVLDMDESFAQRYLNAGFSGGEKKQNEVLQAALLEPSIAVLDEIDSGLDIDRLQDVSDGINALRDEQGTGILQITHYQRILDYVEPDHVHVMLDGQIAKSGDAGLAKKLEDKGYDWVREEVYEAA; from the coding sequence ATGGCCACATTAGAACTCAAGAACCTGCACGCGTCCGTGGCGGAAGACGGCGGCGAATCGATTCTCCGTGGCGTCGACCTCGAGGTCGACTCCGGGGAGATCCACGCGCTGATGGGGCCGAACGGCTCCGGGAAGTCGACGACAGCAAAGATAATCGCCGGCCACCCCGCCTACGAGGTAACCGACGGCGAGGTGTTGCTCCACATCGACGAGGACGAATTCGAAGGCGTCGAGATCGGCGAAGACCAGCGCACCTGGAACCTGCTCGACCTCGAACCCAACGAGCGCGCCGCGCTCGGGATCTTCCTCGCCTTTCAGTATCCCGCCGAGATCGAGGGCGTCACGATGGTCAACTTCCTTCGAACGGCGCTGAACGCCAAACTCGAGGAGCGCGAGGAACTCTTCGAGGGGGAAACCGAGGACGGGGACGAGGACGAAGACGAAGCCGGCTACGACACCTCCCCGATGGAGGGTGACGTCGACGAGGGTGAGGTCGGTGTGGCCGAGTTCCAGGAGATCCTCCAGGAGACGATGGAGGTTCTCGACATGGACGAATCCTTCGCACAGCGGTATCTCAACGCGGGCTTTTCCGGCGGCGAAAAGAAGCAAAACGAGGTGCTGCAGGCGGCCCTCCTCGAGCCTTCGATCGCGGTGCTCGACGAGATCGACTCGGGGCTGGACATCGACCGACTTCAGGACGTCTCCGACGGGATCAACGCCCTTCGCGACGAGCAGGGCACCGGAATCCTCCAGATCACCCACTACCAGCGGATTCTCGACTACGTCGAACCCGATCACGTCCACGTGATGCTCGACGGGCAGATCGCCAAGAGCGGCGACGCCGGACTCGCCAAGAAGCTCGAGGACAAGGGGTATGACTGGGTCCGAGAGGAAGTCTACGAGGCAGCGTAA
- the sufD gene encoding Fe-S cluster assembly protein SufD, producing the protein MSTQVHASVDEATVRQISEELGEPDWLLETRLDALGALEEVEFPDVIQTPGRKWTNLEDLDYDALVDPLEAAEKKDQVGPDGVEVLSFSEAVDEHGDLLEEYFGSVVDPESNYLTALSTALFTTGTVVYVPEGVDAEDVTIRTTMNSRSLFNYTLVVAEESSSVTILERQESGDDVDGNRYYSAITEIAAHENSYVQFGNLQDLDETTYVYSLREADIDTYATANWIECNVGSHLSKASVESHLNGDSSESKIVGAFYGHDDQHFDVDARVWHDAEHTTADLVTRGVIDDVARSVYEGVQHVGTDAWDTSSYQRENTLMLSDESEADASPKLIINNHDTEASHSATVGQVSETDMFYMTSRGLTDRLARNMLVEGFFVPVFEEIEVEELRDDLRDRIQDRLHARD; encoded by the coding sequence ATGTCCACGCAGGTACACGCATCCGTCGACGAAGCGACGGTCAGACAGATCTCCGAGGAGCTTGGGGAGCCAGACTGGCTGCTCGAAACGCGGCTCGACGCACTCGGCGCGCTCGAGGAGGTCGAGTTCCCGGACGTCATCCAGACGCCCGGCCGCAAGTGGACCAACCTCGAGGACCTCGACTACGACGCCTTGGTCGACCCCCTAGAGGCGGCGGAAAAAAAAGACCAAGTCGGCCCGGACGGGGTCGAAGTCCTGTCGTTCTCTGAGGCGGTCGACGAGCACGGCGACCTCCTCGAGGAGTACTTCGGGAGCGTCGTCGATCCCGAGTCGAACTACCTGACGGCGCTGTCGACGGCGCTTTTCACGACCGGCACGGTCGTCTACGTCCCGGAGGGTGTGGACGCCGAGGACGTGACGATCCGGACGACGATGAACTCCCGGTCGCTGTTCAACTACACGCTCGTCGTCGCCGAGGAGTCGTCGTCGGTGACGATTCTAGAGCGACAAGAGTCCGGCGACGACGTCGACGGGAACCGCTACTACAGCGCGATTACGGAGATCGCGGCCCACGAGAACAGCTACGTGCAGTTCGGGAACCTTCAGGACCTCGACGAGACGACGTACGTCTACTCGCTGCGGGAGGCCGACATCGACACCTACGCGACGGCCAACTGGATAGAGTGCAACGTCGGCTCGCACCTGAGCAAGGCCTCCGTCGAGAGCCACCTGAACGGCGACTCCTCGGAGTCGAAGATCGTCGGAGCCTTCTATGGCCACGACGACCAGCACTTCGACGTCGACGCCCGGGTGTGGCACGACGCCGAACACACGACGGCCGACCTCGTCACGCGCGGCGTCATCGACGACGTCGCCCGGTCGGTGTACGAAGGCGTCCAGCACGTCGGCACCGATGCCTGGGACACGAGCTCCTACCAGCGTGAGAACACGCTGATGCTCTCCGACGAGAGCGAGGCTGACGCGTCACCGAAACTGATCATCAACAACCACGACACCGAGGCCTCCCACAGCGCGACCGTCGGACAGGTCTCGGAGACGGACATGTTCTATATGACCTCCCGCGGGCTCACCGACCGGCTGGCCCGGAACATGCTCGTCGAAGGGTTCTTCGTCCCCGTCTTCGAGGAGATCGAAGTCGAGGAACTACGCGATGACCTGCGCGATCGGATTCAGGATCGGCTCCACGCGCGAGACTGA